In Halovulum dunhuangense, a genomic segment contains:
- the yajC gene encoding preprotein translocase subunit YajC, translating into MFATPAYAQAAGGSAAGGFAGFIPIILIFAIMYFLMIRPQQKKIKQHQAMVAALRRGDQIVTQGGVIGKVTKVKEDGEIEVEIAPEVKIRVVKSTVAQVLSKTEPAEAPKA; encoded by the coding sequence ATGTTCGCGACACCGGCTTACGCACAGGCAGCAGGCGGCAGCGCCGCGGGGGGATTTGCGGGTTTCATCCCGATCATCCTGATATTCGCGATCATGTACTTCCTGATGATCCGGCCCCAGCAGAAGAAGATCAAGCAGCACCAGGCCATGGTCGCGGCGCTGCGCCGGGGCGACCAGATCGTCACCCAGGGCGGGGTCATCGGCAAGGTGACCAAGGTCAAGGAAGACGGCGAGATCGAGGTCGAGATCGCGCCCGAGGTCAAGATCCGGGTCGTGAAGTCCACCGTCGCCCAGGTTCTGAGCAAGACCGAGCCGGCCGAAGCGCCGAAAGCCTGA
- the secF gene encoding protein translocase subunit SecF — protein MRIVPDDTKIDFFRFPAVFLGVSGLLAIVTVISLFVQGLNYGIDFLGGTTIRTEAATPVDVAAYRTALDPLALGDVSITEIFDPTFADDENVAMIRIQAQPGAESVPAETVEAVRVALVELDPSLRFAAVESVGPKVSGELIQSAGIAIGLSMLGILIYIWLRFEWQFALASVLALIHDVFLTIGVFSLLQIRFDLAIIAALLTIVGYSINDTVVIFDRVRENLRRYKKTDLKDVLNLSINETLSRTFMTSGTTLLALIALFVLGGDVIRGFVFAIIWGVVIGTYSTVYVATAALLKLGVERDDEDKSKAGTQFADVDA, from the coding sequence ATGCGGATTGTTCCCGACGACACCAAGATCGACTTCTTCCGCTTCCCCGCGGTGTTCCTCGGGGTGTCGGGACTGCTGGCGATCGTCACCGTCATCTCGCTCTTCGTGCAGGGGCTCAACTACGGGATCGACTTCCTCGGAGGTACCACGATCCGGACCGAGGCGGCGACGCCCGTCGATGTCGCGGCCTACCGCACGGCGCTCGACCCGCTGGCGCTGGGCGACGTGTCGATCACCGAGATCTTCGACCCGACCTTCGCCGATGACGAGAACGTGGCGATGATCCGCATCCAGGCCCAGCCCGGTGCGGAAAGCGTGCCCGCCGAGACCGTCGAGGCGGTGCGCGTCGCGCTGGTGGAACTCGATCCCAGCCTGCGCTTCGCCGCGGTGGAATCCGTCGGCCCCAAGGTGTCTGGAGAGCTGATCCAGAGCGCCGGCATCGCCATCGGCCTGTCGATGCTGGGGATCCTGATCTACATCTGGCTGCGCTTCGAATGGCAGTTCGCGCTCGCCTCGGTGCTGGCGCTGATCCATGACGTGTTCCTGACCATCGGCGTCTTTTCCCTTCTCCAGATCCGCTTCGATCTTGCGATCATCGCGGCGCTGCTGACCATCGTGGGCTACTCGATCAACGACACGGTGGTGATCTTCGACCGCGTGCGCGAGAACCTGCGCCGCTACAAGAAGACCGATCTGAAGGACGTGCTGAACCTGTCGATCAACGAGACGCTCAGCCGGACCTTCATGACCTCGGGCACCACGCTCCTGGCCCTGATCGCGCTGTTCGTGCTGGGCGGCGACGTGATCCGCGGCTTCGTCTTCGCGATCATCTGGGGCGTCGTGATCGGCACCTATTCCACCGTCTATGTCGCGACCGCCGCCCTTCTGAAGCTGGGCGTGGAACGCGACGACGAGGACAAGAGCAAGGCCGGGACGCAGTTCGCGGACGTGGACGCGTGA
- the serS gene encoding serine--tRNA ligase codes for MHDIRLIRDNPEGFDARLARRGEEGWSQDILAIDARRREAILAAETAQAERNRASKEIGAAKARGDEAEFERLREVMAARKTEQAELEEKARIEEAQLQQLLMTLPNLPLDEVPDGRDEADNVELRRWGSPRDFDFPPKEHFEVAAAAAGLDFATAAKLSGSRFVVLKGAMIRLHRALAQFMLDTHVDRNGLTEMWTPVLVREEAMQGTGQLPKFAEDSYQTTNGWWLIPTAEVTLTNTVAGEILSADALPIRMTAHTQCFRSEAGSAGKDTTGMLRQHQFEKVEMVSITTPQDSRAELDRMTACAEGILEALGLPYRTIVLCTGDMGFGASRTHDIEVWLPGQNTYREISSCSVCGDFQARRMNTRFRPAPDARPEFVHTLNGSGLAVGRCLIAVIENGQQADGSIVIPEALHPYMGGKTRITPEGALA; via the coding sequence ATGCATGACATCCGCCTGATCCGCGACAACCCCGAGGGTTTCGACGCGCGGCTCGCCCGCCGCGGCGAGGAAGGCTGGTCGCAGGACATCCTGGCCATCGACGCCCGCCGGCGCGAGGCGATCCTGGCCGCGGAAACCGCGCAGGCCGAGCGCAATCGCGCCAGCAAGGAGATCGGCGCCGCCAAGGCCCGCGGCGACGAGGCCGAGTTCGAGCGCCTGCGCGAGGTGATGGCCGCGAGGAAGACCGAGCAGGCCGAGCTGGAGGAAAAGGCGCGGATCGAGGAGGCCCAGCTCCAGCAGCTTCTGATGACGCTGCCGAACCTGCCGCTCGACGAGGTGCCCGACGGCCGGGACGAGGCCGACAACGTGGAACTCAGGCGCTGGGGAAGCCCGCGCGACTTCGACTTCCCCCCGAAGGAGCATTTCGAGGTGGCCGCCGCGGCGGCGGGGCTCGACTTCGCCACGGCGGCGAAACTCTCGGGCTCGCGCTTCGTGGTGCTGAAGGGCGCGATGATCCGGCTGCACCGGGCGCTGGCGCAGTTCATGCTCGACACCCATGTGGACAGGAATGGCCTGACCGAGATGTGGACCCCCGTGCTGGTGCGCGAGGAGGCGATGCAGGGCACCGGGCAATTGCCCAAGTTCGCCGAGGACAGCTACCAGACCACGAATGGCTGGTGGCTGATCCCCACCGCCGAGGTGACGCTGACGAACACCGTGGCGGGCGAGATCCTTTCGGCCGACGCGCTTCCGATCCGCATGACCGCCCATACCCAGTGCTTCCGCTCGGAAGCCGGCAGCGCGGGCAAGGACACCACCGGCATGCTGCGCCAGCACCAGTTCGAAAAGGTGGAGATGGTGTCGATCACCACGCCGCAGGACAGCCGGGCCGAACTCGATCGCATGACCGCCTGCGCCGAAGGCATACTCGAGGCGCTGGGCCTGCCCTATCGCACCATCGTGCTGTGCACCGGCGACATGGGCTTCGGCGCGAGCCGCACCCATGACATCGAGGTGTGGCTGCCCGGCCAGAACACCTATCGCGAGATCAGCTCCTGCTCGGTCTGCGGCGATTTCCAGGCCCGGCGGATGAACACACGCTTCCGCCCCGCGCCGGACGCCCGGCCCGAATTCGTGCACACGCTGAACGGCTCGGGCCTGGCGGTGGGGCGCTGCCTGATCGCGGTGATCGAGAACGGCCAGCAGGCCGATGGCAGCATCGTGATCCCCGAGGCGCTGCACCCCTACATGGGCGGCAAGACCCGCATCACGCCAGAGGGCGCGCTGGCCTGA
- a CDS encoding superoxide dismutase: MAFELPDLPYAHDALAAAGMSKETLEYHHDLHHKAYVDNGNKLIAGTEWEGKSLEDIVKGTYQAGAVAQNGIFNNASQHWNHVQFWEMMGPNKQAMPGELEARITDAFGSVDKFKADFAAAGAGQFGSGWCWLVVDTDGTLKVTKTENGVNPLCFNQTALLGCDVWEHSYYIDFRNKRPAYLENFLNNLVNWENVAERLSRA, from the coding sequence ATGGCTTTCGAACTTCCCGATCTTCCCTATGCCCATGACGCGCTGGCCGCCGCCGGCATGTCGAAGGAAACCCTCGAATACCACCACGACCTGCACCACAAGGCCTATGTGGACAACGGCAACAAGCTGATCGCCGGCACCGAGTGGGAAGGCAAGTCGCTCGAGGACATCGTCAAGGGCACCTACCAGGCCGGCGCGGTGGCGCAGAACGGCATCTTCAACAACGCCTCGCAGCACTGGAACCACGTCCAGTTCTGGGAAATGATGGGCCCGAACAAGCAGGCCATGCCGGGCGAGCTGGAAGCCCGCATCACCGACGCCTTCGGCTCGGTCGACAAGTTCAAGGCCGATTTCGCGGCCGCCGGCGCGGGCCAGTTCGGCTCGGGCTGGTGCTGGCTGGTGGTGGACACCGACGGCACCCTCAAGGTCACCAAGACCGAGAACGGCGTGAACCCGCTCTGCTTCAACCAGACGGCGCTTCTGGGCTGCGACGTGTGGGAGCACTCCTACTACATCGACTTCCGCAACAAGCGCCCGGCCTATCTGGAAAACTTCCTCAACAACCTGGTGAACTGGGAAAACGTCGCCGAGCGCCTGTCCAGGGCGTAA
- the secD gene encoding protein translocase subunit SecD, which translates to MLRYPAWKTTLVLLVCLAGIVFTLPNGFYSRVEQANDARAAIEAGAAPTPEMEAAMAAWPDFLPSALVNLGLDLRGGAHLLVEVKVEDVYADRIEGLWPEVRDALRDLREQVGTIRRIETDPTELRIRLGDQAGMQAALTAVQGLTQPVATLTGVGARDFDVRAEGDQIVVTLSEAERIATDDRTMAQSLEIIRRRVDETGTREPTIQRQGADRILVQVPGIGSAQELLDIIGQTAQLTFHEVVRRASSADEPAPGNYVYPSMDEPGVFYVLERRAIVSGEQLVDAQPSFDQNGRPAVSFRFNPSGGRVFGNYTAENIGRPFAIVLDEEVISAPVIQSAIPGGSGIITGNFSVEESTRLAILLRAGALPAEIEVLEQRTIGPELGQDSIEAGEIACLVAFAAVMVFMWLSYGLFGLFANIALIVNVCLILALLSTIGATLTLPGIAGIVLTIGMAVDANVLVFERIREELRTGKGVARAIEQGYDKALSAITDSNITTFLIAVILYAMGSGPVRGFAVTLALGILTSVFCAIFVTRLMVVTWYDRRRPKTIEV; encoded by the coding sequence ATGCTGCGCTATCCGGCCTGGAAGACAACCCTCGTCCTGCTCGTGTGTCTTGCGGGCATCGTGTTCACCCTGCCCAACGGCTTCTACAGCCGGGTGGAGCAGGCCAACGACGCCCGTGCCGCCATCGAGGCGGGGGCCGCGCCCACACCCGAAATGGAGGCGGCCATGGCCGCCTGGCCGGATTTCCTGCCCTCTGCCCTGGTGAACCTGGGCCTCGACCTGCGCGGCGGCGCGCATCTGCTGGTCGAGGTCAAGGTCGAGGATGTCTATGCCGACCGGATCGAGGGCCTATGGCCCGAGGTGCGCGACGCGTTGCGCGACCTGCGCGAGCAGGTGGGCACCATCCGCCGGATCGAGACCGATCCGACCGAACTGCGCATCCGGCTGGGCGACCAGGCCGGCATGCAGGCGGCGCTGACGGCGGTGCAGGGTCTGACCCAGCCGGTCGCGACCCTGACCGGGGTCGGCGCGCGCGATTTCGACGTGCGGGCCGAGGGCGACCAGATCGTCGTCACCCTGTCCGAGGCCGAGCGCATCGCCACCGACGACCGGACCATGGCCCAAAGCCTGGAAATCATCCGCCGCCGCGTGGACGAGACCGGCACCCGCGAGCCCACGATCCAGCGCCAGGGCGCGGACCGGATCCTGGTGCAGGTGCCCGGCATCGGCTCGGCGCAGGAACTTCTCGACATCATCGGCCAGACCGCGCAGCTGACCTTTCACGAGGTGGTCCGCCGGGCATCTTCCGCGGACGAACCGGCGCCGGGCAACTACGTCTATCCCTCGATGGACGAGCCGGGCGTCTTCTACGTCCTCGAGCGCCGCGCCATCGTCTCTGGCGAGCAGCTTGTCGATGCGCAGCCCAGCTTCGACCAGAACGGCCGCCCGGCGGTCAGCTTCCGCTTCAACCCCTCGGGCGGGCGCGTCTTCGGCAACTACACCGCCGAGAACATCGGCCGCCCCTTCGCCATCGTGCTCGACGAGGAGGTGATCTCCGCCCCCGTCATCCAGAGCGCGATCCCCGGCGGCAGCGGCATCATCACCGGCAATTTCTCGGTCGAGGAAAGCACGCGGCTGGCGATCCTGCTGCGCGCCGGCGCCCTGCCGGCCGAGATCGAGGTGCTGGAACAGCGCACCATCGGCCCCGAACTCGGCCAGGACAGCATCGAGGCCGGGGAAATCGCCTGCCTCGTGGCCTTTGCCGCCGTCATGGTCTTCATGTGGCTCAGCTACGGGCTCTTCGGCCTTTTCGCAAACATCGCGCTGATCGTGAACGTCTGCCTGATCCTTGCCCTGCTCAGCACCATCGGGGCGACCCTGACCCTGCCCGGCATCGCCGGGATCGTGCTGACCATCGGCATGGCGGTCGACGCCAACGTGCTGGTGTTCGAGCGCATCCGCGAGGAACTCAGGACCGGGAAGGGCGTCGCCCGCGCCATCGAACAGGGCTACGACAAGGCGCTGTCGGCCATCACCGACAGCAACATCACCACCTTCCTGATCGCCGTCATCCTCTACGCGATGGGCTCGGGTCCGGTGCGTGGTTTCGCCGTGACGCTTGCGCTGGGGATCCTGACCTCGGTGTTCTGCGCCATCTTCGTCACCCGGCTGATGGTCGTCACCTGGTACGACCGCCGCCGCCCCAAGACGATCGAGGTCTGA
- a CDS encoding MTH938/NDUFAF3 family protein — protein MRLNEARFPAGQPVDGYGPGFFRLGETRHDGPLALLPEGVVPWAGLPDLAPFLSRADQIDVLLVGMGAEIAPLPAALRHALEQAGIGVELMATPPACRTYNVLLAEARRVALAALPVG, from the coding sequence ATCCGGCTGAACGAGGCGCGCTTTCCCGCGGGCCAGCCGGTGGACGGCTACGGCCCCGGCTTCTTCCGGCTGGGCGAGACGCGCCATGACGGCCCGCTCGCGCTGCTGCCCGAGGGGGTCGTGCCCTGGGCGGGGCTTCCCGATCTTGCGCCCTTCCTGTCCCGCGCGGACCAGATCGACGTGCTGCTGGTGGGCATGGGCGCCGAGATCGCGCCGCTGCCCGCCGCGTTGCGCCACGCGCTCGAGCAGGCCGGGATCGGCGTGGAACTGATGGCGACGCCGCCGGCCTGCCGCACCTACAACGTGCTTCTGGCCGAGGCGCGGCGCGTGGCGCTGGCCGCGCTGCCGGTCGGCTGA
- a CDS encoding protein-L-isoaspartate(D-aspartate) O-methyltransferase: MVSEDEARMQFVLALRARGVTDRAVLQAMEDTPRAVFLEGIFKARAYEDVPLPIGSGQTISQPSIVGLMTQALQVGRRDKVLEVGTGSGYQAAILSPLARRVYTTERHRGLARQAERVLRDLDRTNVTVIATDGAFGLPEQAPFDRIIVTAAAEDPPSSLLAQLKVGGIMVLPVGQSDTVQTLLKVVKTEDGLDYHSLAEVRFVPLVEGMAED, translated from the coding sequence ATGGTCTCTGAGGACGAGGCGCGGATGCAGTTCGTGCTGGCGCTGCGCGCGCGCGGCGTGACCGATCGCGCCGTGCTTCAGGCGATGGAGGATACCCCCCGCGCGGTGTTTCTCGAAGGCATCTTCAAGGCCCGCGCCTACGAGGACGTGCCCCTGCCGATAGGCTCTGGCCAGACGATATCGCAGCCCTCGATCGTGGGGCTGATGACGCAGGCGTTGCAGGTGGGCCGCCGCGACAAGGTGCTGGAGGTGGGGACCGGCTCGGGCTACCAGGCGGCGATCCTGTCGCCGCTGGCGCGCCGGGTCTACACCACCGAGCGGCACCGCGGACTGGCCCGGCAGGCAGAGCGTGTCCTGCGCGACCTGGACCGCACCAACGTGACCGTGATCGCCACCGACGGCGCCTTCGGGCTGCCCGAACAGGCGCCCTTCGACCGCATCATCGTGACGGCCGCGGCCGAGGATCCGCCCTCGTCGCTGCTGGCCCAGCTCAAGGTCGGCGGCATCATGGTGCTGCCGGTGGGTCAATCGGATACTGTCCAAACCTTGCTCAAGGTGGTAAAAACCGAAGACGGGCTGGATTATCACAGCCTGGCCGAAGTACGTTTCGTGCCGCTGGTCGAGGGCATGGCCGAGGACTGA
- the surE gene encoding 5'/3'-nucleotidase SurE, producing MRILITNDDGINAPGLKAAEAIAAELAGPDGEVWVVAPAWEQSAVSHCVSYVRPMRMEQWEEHRFIVEGSPADCVLAALGDIMEATPPDLVLSGVNRGHNVAEDTIYSGTIGGAMEGALHGIRSIALSQYYGPGNTRLPDTFEAARKWAVPICRALLDRANWEDTGYQVFYNVNFPACPAAEVLGVRATFQGKRPSPTFKVQPAPAPNGRNYYWLTHGAKGNIGAEDGSDAREVHRGYCTVTPLRPDMTARDQAAHLAGVVDGL from the coding sequence ATGCGCATTCTCATCACCAATGACGACGGCATCAACGCCCCCGGGCTGAAGGCGGCAGAGGCGATCGCCGCCGAACTGGCCGGCCCCGATGGCGAGGTCTGGGTCGTGGCCCCGGCCTGGGAACAATCCGCCGTGTCGCATTGCGTGTCCTATGTGCGGCCCATGCGGATGGAGCAGTGGGAGGAACACCGCTTCATCGTCGAGGGTTCTCCGGCCGACTGCGTGCTGGCGGCGCTGGGCGACATAATGGAGGCGACGCCCCCGGACCTGGTGCTGTCGGGGGTGAACCGCGGGCACAACGTGGCCGAGGACACGATCTATTCCGGCACCATCGGCGGTGCGATGGAAGGCGCGCTTCACGGCATCCGCTCGATCGCGCTGTCGCAGTATTACGGCCCCGGCAACACGCGCCTGCCCGACACCTTCGAGGCGGCGCGGAAATGGGCGGTGCCGATCTGCCGCGCGCTTCTCGATCGGGCCAACTGGGAAGACACCGGCTACCAGGTCTTCTACAACGTGAATTTCCCCGCCTGCCCCGCGGCCGAGGTGCTGGGCGTGCGCGCCACCTTCCAGGGCAAGCGCCCCTCGCCCACCTTCAAGGTACAGCCGGCGCCCGCGCCGAACGGGCGCAACTACTACTGGCTGACGCATGGGGCGAAGGGCAATATCGGCGCCGAGGACGGGTCCGACGCGCGCGAGGTGCATCGCGGCTACTGCACGGTGACGCCGCTGCGCCCCGACATGACCGCGCGCGACCAGGCGGCGCACCTGGCCGGGGTGGTGGATGGTCTCTGA